One region of Ictalurus punctatus breed USDA103 chromosome 6, Coco_2.0, whole genome shotgun sequence genomic DNA includes:
- the LOC108266891 gene encoding E3 ubiquitin-protein ligase TRIM39, protein MASKFSEEDFSCPVCCEIFTDPVVLLCSHSVCKVCLQKFWETKGSRECPVCRRKSSMENPPSNLALKNLCETFLQERSQRSSSASETVCSLHSEKLKLFCLDDQQPVCVVCQTSKIHTNHKFCPIDEALTDCKEELKTALKPLQEKLKIFKDCKLNWSQTAEHIKIQAQHTERQIKEEFEKLHQVLRDEEAARIAALREEEEQKSQMMKEKIENLSRNISSLSDTIRGVEEELRAEDASFLQNYKATVRRAQCTLQHPEDLSGPLIHVAKHLDNLKFRVWEKMQDAVQYTPVTLDPNTAHPKLTVSDDLTSVRRSDEEQKLPDNPERFDVYGCILGSEVFNSGTHCWDVEVGDCTRWLVGVMTESAQRKGDIFSRSGIWCVGYFDGKYRTRSTPQSFTLLSVKQKLQRIRVQLDWNRGKLSFSNPLTNTHIHTFTHTFTDKLLPYIRVSCKKSPVKLLPLQCSVRVNQIS, encoded by the exons ATGGCTTCTAAGTTTTCAGAGGAGGATTTCTCTTGTCCTGTGTGCTGTGAAATCTTCACGGATCCTGTTGTTCTGCTCtgcagtcacagtgtgtgtaaagtgtgtttgCAAAAGTTCTGGGAGACCAAAGGATCCCGAGAATGTCCTGTTTGTAGGAGGAAGTCGTCTATGGAGAATCCTCCCTCAAATCTGGCCTTAAAGAACCTGTGTGAGACTTTCTTACAGGAGAGAAGTCAGAGATCTTCATCAGCGTCTGAAACAGTCTGCAGTCTGCACAGTGAGAAACTCAAACTCTTCTGTCTGGATGATCAACAgccggtgtgtgtggtgtgtcaAACTTCAAAAATACACACCAACCATAAATTCTGCCCCATTGATGAGGCATTAACAGACtgtaag GAGGAGCTGAAAACTGCTCTGAAGCCCCtacaggagaaactgaagatcTTTAAAGACTGTAAACTGAACTGGAGTCAGACTGCAGAACATATAAAG ATTCAGGCCCAACACACAGAGCGGCAGATTAAGGAGGAGTTTGAGAAGCTTCACCAGGTTCTACGAGATGAAGAGGCAGCCAGGATAGCTgcactgagagaggaagaggagcagaagagtcagatgatgaaggagaagattgagaatctgagcagaaacatATCATCTCTTTCAGACACAATCAGAGGCGTAGAAGAGGAGCTGAGAGCTGAAGACGCCTCGTTCTTACAA AACTACAAGGCCACAGTGAGAAG AGCTCAGTGCACACTGCAGCATCCAGAGGATCTTTCAGGACCACTGATCCATGTGGCAAAACATCTGGACAACCTGAAGTTCAGAGTCTGGGAGAAGATGCAGGACGCCGTCCAATACA caccTGTAACTCTGGACCCCAACACTGCTCATCCTAAACTCACTGTATCTGATGATTTGACCAGTGTGAGACGCAGTGATGAGGAACAGAAGCTTCCTGAtaatccagagagatttgatgTTTATGGCTGTATCCTGGGCTCTGAGGTCTTTAACTCAGGGACACACTGCTGGGACGTTGAAGTAGGAGACTGTACACGGTGGTTAGTGGGTGTGATGACAGAATCTGCTCAGAGGAAGGGAGATATATTCTCCAGAAGTGGTATCTGGTGTGTGGGGTATTTTGATGGTAAATATAGAACACGTTCTACACCACAGTCATTCACTCTCCTCTCAGTAAAACAGAAGCTCCAGAGGATCAGAGTGCAGCTGGACTggaacagaggaaagctgtcgTTCTCTAACcctctcactaacacacacatacacactttcacacacacttttactgaTAAATTACTGCCATATATAAGGGTTAGTTGTAAAAAATCTCCTGTAAAGCTCCTCCCACTTCAGTGCTCTGTAAGAGTGAATCAGATCAGTTAG